Below is a window of 'Nostoc azollae' 0708 DNA.
GTCATAAAAAGTTTGATGCTTGATGCTCAATAATATCTTGTCATTTTTTCATCATACTTAATTTTTAATCTTTAATTTCTAATTTTTCACAAATTCTGGGGATTTAAATCCCCCACCTCATAAAATGACCCAGTGTTGTAGCGGGGTTTAAATCCCCGTTATATCACTTAATCACGAATTATTTTAATCACACCTTGACGTAAAATTTGCCAATCATTCCCCATCCATTTAGCAACTGTAGAAGGTATACCTAATCCTTTATATTCTGTAGATTCTAGAGTAAAAACTTCCGGAAACTGCATTTCTATTTCTGCAAGAGTTTGTAAAGCAGGTTGTCCTGATAAATTGACACTAGTTGTAGCCATCGGTCCAGTGTGTGCCAAAATAGTTTGAGCAACTGTATGATTTGGTACTCTAATTCCAATGGTTGTAGGGTCAGTAGGATTCATGACTTGGGATATTTTATTACTAGCCGGTAAAACCAAAGTCAAAGCACCAGGCCAATATCTATTCACTACCTCTTGCCATATGTGATATTCAATATCGCTACCTTGAACATAGTCCCATAAATCCTCAGTTTTAGCAGCCATTAAAATTAAGGGTTTATCTAAACTGCGTTGTTTCGCAGCATAAATCAATTCTGCTTGTTCAGGTATGGTGGCCAGTGCGGGAACCGTACCTGTGGGGAAGCTGATTAGTTTTCCAGCTTTTGCAGCATTTAGCAGAACTTCTAGAGAAACATTCATAAATATTAAAAAACTACTTATCTATTGTTGACAGAAACCCATGCACTTCCTCAAACAAAACGCGGTACAGATAGTTTAGAAGATCCTCTTTTTCCTGGATTGGTAATTACTTCTGAACAAATTTTTTAACAAGCTGATATTCCTTAATCAGTAATCTGCAAGTGAAAATAAAGTCCTGTTAATCTTCTTAATGCTCTAAATCCTGATTCAGACAGTTGTATAAGCCACAGCAAAACGTTCAATTCCTGCTAAATCACGATGAATGGAAATATTACAATAATGACCTTTATTTTCTAATAATTCTCTTACTATATCTGCTTGTCCTGCCATCATTTCAATCAACCACACTCCACCGGGACGCAAATACGCAGGGGAAACTTCTATTAAATGACGAATACAATCTAAACCATCAGCACCACCATCTAAAGCTAGATGTGGTTCATGTTTAAGCACTTCCGGCTGTAAAGTCAGTACGGTATCAGTGGGGATATATGGCGGATTTGATACCATTCCACTAAACTGACCCTTCAAAGATTCTAGCGGTTCCCACCACGAACTTTGATAAAATTTAACTTGTTCCCCAAAACCCACATTTTCAGCATTGGTTTTAGCAACCGCTAAGGCTTCTGGGCTGAAATCAACAGCATGAATAGTGGCATTTATCAATACCTCAGCTAATCCCAGTGCGATCGCACCACTACCAGTCCCCAAATCAGCCCAATGACCTGATTGTACACCGCCACTTACAGCAGCGGCCACAGCCAAATCAATCAACATCTCCGTTTCTGGTCTGGGAATTAAAACTGCACTTGATACTGCGAGTTTAAACATTCGCCAAGGTGTGACTCCAGCAATATACTGTACCGGCAAGCGGTCATGTAAGCGCCTTTGCCACAACTGGTCTAACTCTGCCAAAGAAATCTGGGTCTGGACTTTATCCCATGCTTTGAAAGATTCCAAACGCAGGCTCAAGCGGTCTAATCCAGCTATTTCCTGTAAAAGCCAATCTACTTCTACAGGAGATATATCATGAGTGATAGCACTCTGAATAGCTTCATTTCGCCACTGCCAAAGTTCCAAACCAGTAACCGGCTGTTGATTTATCATATTTAACCCTACTTAGAAGGCTAAGCTTTAGGCTTAGGCGCATTATTATTTGGAGGCAGAGTCCTAATATATTCTCTTGACTCTCGGGATGGAACCAAAACCACCTGGTTTAACCAAGGCTCGTCTTTATCTTTTAAAGTTTTAATCACCCCATCCACATCAATAACTTGAATATCTGCCTTGGGAAATTTAGGCTTCACTTGCGTTAATAAACCTTGTGCATCTTGCCTACTCAAGAATAAAGGAATCATTTGCTGTTTATTTTGACCCAGTTGAATGGGGACATATCCTTTATCTGGTGAAAATCTCACCGCAAAGATCGGTACACTCTTAAATTGATCTACTTTTTGACCGCTGGCACGTAGCAAGTCTAAAGCCCCTTTTAATTCTTTCTCTACAGGTTTGAAAGCGAACACAAGTCGATTAGATTGATCCTTGGTTTGTTGCAACTGTTGATAAATTACACCCAGAGGCACCGCAGTTACTTGCAGTTTTTTTGCCATGTCTTCCAGTTTTGGGTCTTTAATTTTAGCTTTCTGCAATTCTTTGATAAAAGCCAAAGCTTCCTGGCGACTCATATATACACCTGTTACTGAGGCGCTTTGTTTCCCATTTTGTGGAGGCAAGGTACGACTCAATGGCAGACCTTTATCATTAGTAATCAAATAAACGGGTACTGAGTCCAATTTATTTTTTATTTGTTGTTCTGATAAGGCCAACACAGGACTATTGAGAGACGTAACACTTCCTAGCAGCGTACTACCTATTAAACCTAAGCTTGTGCCCCAGCGAACTAATGATTTCATAACTACTCCTCACCTCAATATCAATAATTGAATTAACTTAGACATCTGAGAAAATGATGGCGTTTTATGGCGTTTCATACAGCAACAACTAGTTTTAGTTATACCAAGCTATTTAATGTATAAATAACTTATAGACTTATCTAATTGTTTTTAATCTGAGCTTTCTATTCATTACTAAATGCTGTATCGGCCTATTATATTTCTTCCCAAGGCAAGATTGATATCCGGGACTCCTAATGATTAAGAACAATGCTATTTTATTCTTTTTCACAATTATGGATGACGCTATCACTAAATCAATCGTTCCATGTGCCATTGCACTATCAAAAATCAACCAAGATTGACATTTTTTCTATAGCATAGAGAAAAATCGCACAGTTCTGCCCTAGCCAAAATTAAAAGACTTATTTTTATTAACAATCGGGATGACAGGATTTGAACCTGCGGCATCCTGCTCCCAAAGCAGGCGCGCTACCAAGCTGCGCTACATCCCGGAAATACTATTTTGCTTTTGATAGTTTAGCAGCACATAACTAAAATCATGTTTTGCTTAAGCATCTCTCTAACTATATCATTCTTAAAGCAGATTGCCAACCCCTTACCTGGAAAACATTAAATTACTTCCTCAGTAAGAGTTTTTTTGTTGACTTAGCCTGACAAAGTTGATCCTGCTAGATAACTGCTTATCGCCAAACCAAATAAGAATAGCACATCTTCAGCATGATAGCGAATTTATGGTGGCAACCTGTTTTGTTCGCAAATTAAGGATTACTGAGGATACCAAAACATCCCTTTAATACCTTCTGGGTCAGGCATAAAACCCATAGTCCGGTAAAAATCTACAACTTGGGGATCAGCAAAAAGAGTAACATTGCTAATCTCCTCACTTCTGAGTTTTTTGAGGACATATTTCATCAATGCCTTACCCATCCCTTGACCCTGGAAGTCTGGGTGAACTACCACATCCCAAATAGTGGCATTAAAAGCATGATCTGAGGTAGCACGGGCAAAACCAATCAACCTTCTTTTATTTCCTCGCACTTGCCACATAGACGCGACGAGAAAACTATGCTCAATGGCTTTTTTTACTTTTCTCAGAGGACGACGGGACCAACCAACCGCATCACAGAGTTCTTCTAGTTCATACAGGTCGATATCTCGCTCAGTGCTAAAAACGATGTTATCGCTACTAGCACCAGATTTGCCTCTATCGCCCGCCGTATGCTCACCAAATGCGGTTGTTTTATTTGTCGCTACAGATTCAGAACTACTAAACCAAGTTTTCCAAAAACCCATGCCAACGTGGTGCGGGTAACATGACTGAATTGATTGCTACTCTTTGAGAGTGTTGATTCATCCATAAAATGACCATCTTTACTCTATCCCTAAACACTTAACTCAAGATTTTTGGTTTTGCATTTTGAGGATTAGCCATAATAACAGCCAGCTACTGAATGTCTCACACCAATCATTTTTAACTTTAACATTTAGTTTTACTCCCCCAGCTAAAGCACGGGAGATTTTTTTCCAGATGCGCTGCCTCTTGACTCCTGGGTTTTTGAAAGTGGTTGCTTTGTTTATCCACTAAAATCAAGATACTACATTATGAGGCATTGTGATTTGTCCAAACTGACAATTTTGTAGACCTTTCGGGTGATAAAGGCTCAAAAACACATACATACTCCAGCAATATTAGAGAGCAAGAAATTAGTGATGGTATCATATTGAGGTGATTTCTCAAAATGATTTTACCGATTTAAGAGAGCGAACAGCCTTTGATCCGGACGATAGAATAATATTTATTGTGTGGTAATTTTTTTCTGTAAATCACCTAAATAGGCAAGAAGAAATTCTGTATAATTGCCACGAGTAGCTGGTATGATATCAAACCTCTACTACTATTCTCACTATTGGGCAAACCCTATGAGAAAGCCGCCAAAATGGAAAATACAGAGTTCTGTACGTAAATGAATTACAAAATTTAGTTACAAAAGCAAATATAAAGCTAGTTTTACTGCTAACTGTTGCCATAGTTAAGAGCAAAGTAGTAAATAACACAGTTGTGAGCTTTAGTTTTAACAAAGCAAGCAAGTCTTACCTCCAACAATGACTTCTGGTTTAAAATCTTCGACACTGGAACTCCTAAAACGCTTTAACAGAGCGTTTCCACAATTTTATGAGCAATTTGTTAGCAGCGAGATACAACTTCAAAATTTACGACTGGCATACCGCTTATATAAAACTAGGCGGGCTGTTATAGAAATGAAATCGGAGGGGACTAAAAGCGCATTGCATTTTGCATACCGTAATCAGTCTTTTCTCCTCAGCGATATCTTTGGTGTACTGGCAGCTTATGGTTTAACTATTCACGGTTTGAGTCTTTATGGTCAGATTCGACCACCAATGTTAGTTTTTATTAAACTTCTAGTATCTCGTGGGAGCAAAGCTCTAACCGAAAAAACCGCCGAAAATGTTTGTCGTGCTATTCGTGAAGCCTTGGGCAGTCGATTTGAGGTAGAAGAGATGTTAGCAGTAGAATTTAACCTGAATGTTGGTTTAGAACAAGTACAAACCGAGTTCTACGTTGATCCAGTTTTTCACCTTCCAGCCTTAGTTATTGAAGCTGATAATCAACCGGGATTATTTTATAAAGTTATGTACGGCATCTGGCAGGAAGACCTGCTGGTGGTCAATGCCAATTTGTTGGTTTGGCGGGGACGTACACGACTCATACTTTACTTGTTAGGACCCAATGAAAGCTTGATACCTGAATATCTGGGTCACAAAATTGCTGAAGGAGTGCGACAGAGGTTACTCGGTCAATGAAGGGTGTGGGGGAAGAAGTAGGGGAGCAACGCGAGAAAATGAGATCATTTATCATCAAATCACCAGGGGGAGCAGGGGGAAAAAAGAAAATAGTTTTAATTCTCATTAAATTAGTGACAACTCTCACTGGCTCAGAAATACACGCATTTTGGGTGTTTAGTTAAGTCCCTTCCTCCCCTGCCTCCCGATCTCACAAAATCGCGTTGCTCCCCCTTGATCCCTGCTCCTGACTCCTTGTCCTCTTTACCACCTCCTGCCAAGCGGTACGATATACGTATGGCAATAATAGAAATCTTAGGCGTTCCACACGCATACGAGTTGACGGCTCCCACGTCTTGCCCCCATGCTTTAGTCTTTATCCACGGCTGGCTCAATAGCCGTGTATACTGGCAACCCGTGATTTCTCGCCTTTCAGCAGATTTGCAGTGCTTGTCTTATGATTTGCGAGGTTTTGGCCAATCCCAGTCTGATTCAAAATTGGATTTTAATCGAGCAGAAACTGTTTCCAGCTTAACTGCCACTACAGATCATGATGTGGTCACCTATCCCCTTGAATCTCCGTATTCTCCCTGTGCATACTCTCAGGATTTAATCATCCTGCTGCAACATCTGAATCTTTCAAGTGTTTGGCTAATTGGTCATTCTTTGGGGGGTACTATTGCTATCACAACTGCTGCTCAATTACCTGATTGTGTTAAGGGAATCATTTGTATTAATGCTGGTGGTGGGATTTATCTCAAAGAAGCTTTTGAGCAGTTTCGCTCGGCAGGGCAGAAATTTTTACAAGTTCGCCCACGTTGGTTGTCCCAATTTCCTTTGATTGATTTGCTCTTTACTAGAGCGAGTGTTTCAATTCCTTTAAATCGTTATTGGGCGCGTCAACGAGTAATGGATTTCATACTTGCTGATCCACAAGCAGCTCTAGGGACACTTTTGGACTCTACCACTGAGGAAGAAGTTAACCGCTTACCCCAATTGGTTTCACAGATTAAGCAACCAGTTTATTTTTTAGCTGGTGCTGATGATAAGGTGATGGAACCTAAGTTTGTACGCCATTTAGCTAGTTTTCATCAGCTTTTTCAGTATGTTGGCGATAATTTTATTGAAATTGCTAATTGTGGACATCTAGCTATGTTAGAACAGCCAGATGCAGTTGCTGATCACATTCGGTCATTAGTCATTAGTCATTAGTTATTGGGTATTGGGCATTAGGAAAATTACTTCCCCATATCCCTCATCTCCCTGATCTCTCCCCCTGCCTTCTAATACAATTGCATAACTTGACTTAGGGATAGCCGAGAGTTCACGCCCAAGGTTAGAGGTGATGTATGTCCACGGGCTAGATGATCAGCCGCTGCACAGCCTATCATAGCGGCGTTGTCTGTACAATATTTTAAGGGGGGGAAGAGGGCTCTGATGTTATGCTCCCCAGCTGCTGCTTGTAGGTGCTTTCTTAGTCCAGTGTTGGCTGCTACGCCACCACCTACGGCGATCGTATCTAGTTTATAATCACGGGCGCAGGTGATCGCTCTTTTGGTTAAAGCTTTGGCTATGGTTTCCTGAAAACTGGCCGCAATATCAGCTATTGGCAGTTCTCTACCATGTTTCTCAAATTGCTGCACTAACCGTAACACCGCAGTCTTTAATCCGCTGAAACTAGCATCATAGCGATGATAACCCCCACCTGGTAGAGAAATTTTTCCTTCTGGTAGCGCAAATGCGTGGGTATCGCCTGTTTGTGCTAATTTATCAATGATTGGTCCACCCGGATAACCAAGCTTTAATAACCGTGCTACCTTATCATAAGCTTCCCCGGCCGCATCATCACGGGTTTCTCCTAGAGTTTCGTATTTACCACAATCTTTTACATAAATCAAGCTTGTATGTCCACCTGAAACGAGTAAGCTAAGAAATGGGGGATATAAAGTAGGCTGCGCCAAGTAAGTTGCGTAAATATGTCCTTCCAGGTGATGAACTCCCAAAAAAGGCTTCTTATGAACCATCGCTAGAGTTTTGGCAGATGTCAAACCTACTAACAACGCTCCTACCAGTCCTGGCGCACAAGTGGCGGCAATCGCATCAATTTGTTCCCAACCCATAGAGCTTTCATCCATAGCTTGCGCTATCTGTTGATTAAGAGTTTCTAAGTGTTGGCGTGATGCTACCTCCGGGACTACCCCTCCATATTGTTGATGGACAGGAATTTGCGAGGCTATGATACTGCTACACACTTGACGATTGTTCACAATTGCCACAGCAGTTTCATCACAACTGGTTTCGATAGCTAAAACGGTTGTCATAGGTATTGGTAATTGGGTATGGGGTATGGGGTCTCGGGTATGGGTCATTAGGAAAATCACTTCCCTATATTCCCCAGTCCCCAATCCCCAATCCTCACTTTTGGTTGAGAAGCTTTAACTTTTATTTACTTAAACTTTACTCGATTACCCGCCAAGAGTATGATGACTTGCTAGTTATCCAAATTAAACACTGTACAAGCCGCTTCGTTTTGTACAAATAACTTCTTGTTTTGTAATAAAAGGAAACAACTCCATGCGACGATTGTTTGCTTTGATTTTAGCGATTGGTCTTTGGTTCAATTTTGCTCCTCAAGCACAAGCTCTGGGAGCTAACCTTGTACCTTGTAAAGACTCTCCCGCATTTCAAGCACTAGCCGAAAATGCCCGCAATACCACTGCTGACCCAGAATCTGGTAAAAAGCGGTTTGATCGTTATTCTCAGGCACTCTGTGGACCTGAAGGGTATCCTCACTTGATTGTTGATGGTCGTCTTGACCGCGCTGGTGATTTCTTGATCCCTAGCATTCTCTTCCTTTACATTGCTGGTTGGATTGGTTGGGTTGGTCGTGCTTATCTACAAGCGATCAAAAAGGAATCTGATACTGAGCAAAAAGAAATCCAAATTGATTTGGGTCTAGCACTACCCATTATCAGCACTGGATTTGCTTGGCCAGCAGCAGCAATCAAAGAACTTCTCTCTGGTGAATTAACAGCTAAGGATTCAGAAATTCCCATTTCGCCACGCTAATTCATCTGTTCTCATTCAATTGTTCTTGGAGACTAAATTCATGGCTGACAAAAGCGATCAATCATCCTATTTGATCAAGTTTATTTCCACAGCACCTGTGGCAGCTACTATCTGGCTGACAATCACAGCAGGCATTTTGATCGAATTTAACCGCTTTTTCCCTGACTTACTTTTCCACCCTCTACCATAGGGGAAAAACGGGATTGACATCAGTAAACAGTGAACAGTAAACAATCCCATAGCTGATAACTGTTTACTGATAACTAAAATAAATGCCAACATTTTGAATTTAGAGGCAAGATAAAATATGGCTCAAGCAGTAGATAGATCCAAGAATCTCCCCAGTGATCCTAGAAATAGGGAGACAGTAAGACCTGCTGGACGTGATCCACAAGATGGGAATCTAGAAACCCCAGTGAATTCTTCTCCCTTGGTTAAATGGTTTATTGGCAACTTGCCTGCTTATCGTCCTGGTCTAACTCCTTTGAGACGTGGGTTAGAAGTAGGTATGGCTCACGGTTACTTACTGTTTGGACCTTTTTCTAAATTAGGTCCCCTGCGCGATGCTCCCAATGCTAACTTAGCTGGTTTGCTGGGTAGCATTGGCTTGGTTGTAATTCTTACAGCTTGCCTATCCCTGTATTCCAATAGCAATCCAGCTAAAGCTCTTCCCAGTGTGACTGTACCCAATCCTCCAGTAGACGCTTTTAACTCCAAAGAAAGCTGGAATAACTTCGCTAGTGCTTTCTTAATCGGTGGTATTGGTGGTGCTGTAGTTGCTTACTTTTTGACTAGCAATTTGGGCATAATCCAAGGTTTAATAGGTTAATTTCATGTGTGGTAATGGGTAATAGGCAACGGGTAATTGCAGCAACTGACAATTACCCATTACCTATTACCAAATTCAACTGCTAATTATCCAAATAGGACTGTTTCAATTTCGTTTAAAGCAGCGTCAAAATCGTCATTCACGATTTGAATATCAAATTCATGTGCGGCTTGTATTTCCTCTTGAGCGCGGTGCAGACGGCAAGCGATCGCTTCATCAGAATCTTGCCCCCGTCCACGTATCCGTTTCTCCAGTTCCGAAGATGACGGCGGTAGTATAAAAATACTGAGGGCGCTAGGAAAGGAAGCACGAATTTGTCTTGCCCCTTCCAGTTCAATTTCTAGCACCACCAACTGACCAGACTGAATGTGGTCAAGCACTGCTGCACGGGGTGTACCGTAATAGTTACCAGCAAATTCTGCCCATTCCAAGAATTCCCCTTGCGCAACTAATTGTTCAAACTTGCTGCAGCTGATAAAGTAATAGTTTTTGCCGTTTACTTCTCCTGTCCGGGGAGAACGAGTCGTTACAGATACTGAATAATACAGTTCTGGATGACGTTGAAGCAGCTTTTGCATCAAAGTTCCTTTGCCGACTCCACTAGGGCCAGTCAAAACAATCAGCTTGCCCAGAGACGGGCTTTCTTTCGTAGTAGCACCACTAGGTAAGGGTAAAACTTGCATTATCCGTTCAACTTGTGAATTAATCAGTAGACACTATTCATCAGTCTTGTATTAGTTGCCAGCGCAACCAGGCACTCAGAAATTAGAAACTTGTAGCACTAGTGACAGAACACTTGTCTATTTCATATGCTACGGCCGATACATAACAAATAGGAGGGTTTATAGACCCACATCTAATTAATTATCTGCCGTCTGATGATCGCGGGAAATAATAAAGCGATTTGCTACCGTTTCCGGCTGAATCGCTGATAAAACTACATGACTGGAATCAGTTATAATTACAGCCCTAGTCCGACGACCATAAGTTGCATCAATCAGTTGGCCTCTGTCCCTAGCATCAGTAATGATGCGCTTAATTGGGGCAGATTCTGGACTGACAATGGCAACTACTCGATTGGCGGATACGATGTTGCCAAAACCGATGTTGATTAATTGAATGTCCATAAAAAAAACTGGCGCTAAAGGCGCTAGTAAAAGCTTGTGATAAACATATTCTCATGTTATACCTAAAGAATGGGAGTTACAACGATTAACGTCTTGATATCTTGAGTTTTCTAATAACAACAGCTTTTTTTTAGCTCTTTATCAGCTAAAAATATCAAATATCTTTCTAAAGGTATATGGAAAATTATACTCATAAGAGTTAATAGGAAGTTTTCTTGACGCTCTCCACCCTAAAGTGGATATTCTTTGGCGTTAAGTTCTCTAACCAAGTTTTTGTACCCTTACCACAAATTTATGCTTACGAAAGAGGCTCTTGTACAGGGCGGGGAAAACTGGGGGATTGGGAATTCCCCTACCACTCATAGTTTAAAGCTAGCAAAATTGCCAGTAATTTAGATTTATCTGAATCTCTTAATACTGCACAGTAATTAACCTGTCCTTTAATTCAAGGTATTTCATTACTTGCTAACTCAGATTATTATCCCCTTGCTGATTTATGACTAATCGCAAAACTGATAATCCTAAGATTATTAAAAATAGCACCAAACCAATTGTACAAGCATAGCTAAATTCTAAATTAATAAATGCTTGCTCATACAAATAGTAAACGATTGTTTTAGAACTATTGAGTGGACCGCCTCCAGTCATAATATAAACTTCTTC
It encodes the following:
- a CDS encoding GNAT family N-acetyltransferase — protein: MGFWKTWFSSSESVATNKTTAFGEHTAGDRGKSGASSDNIVFSTERDIDLYELEELCDAVGWSRRPLRKVKKAIEHSFLVASMWQVRGNKRRLIGFARATSDHAFNATIWDVVVHPDFQGQGMGKALMKYVLKKLRSEEISNVTLFADPQVVDFYRTMGFMPDPEGIKGMFWYPQ
- the psaJ gene encoding photosystem I reaction center subunit IX — its product is MADKSDQSSYLIKFISTAPVAATIWLTITAGILIEFNRFFPDLLFHPLP
- a CDS encoding photosystem I reaction center protein subunit XI, producing the protein MAQAVDRSKNLPSDPRNRETVRPAGRDPQDGNLETPVNSSPLVKWFIGNLPAYRPGLTPLRRGLEVGMAHGYLLFGPFSKLGPLRDAPNANLAGLLGSIGLVVILTACLSLYSNSNPAKALPSVTVPNPPVDAFNSKESWNNFASAFLIGGIGGAVVAYFLTSNLGIIQGLIG
- the prmC gene encoding peptide chain release factor N(5)-glutamine methyltransferase — encoded protein: MINQQPVTGLELWQWRNEAIQSAITHDISPVEVDWLLQEIAGLDRLSLRLESFKAWDKVQTQISLAELDQLWQRRLHDRLPVQYIAGVTPWRMFKLAVSSAVLIPRPETEMLIDLAVAAAVSGGVQSGHWADLGTGSGAIALGLAEVLINATIHAVDFSPEALAVAKTNAENVGFGEQVKFYQSSWWEPLESLKGQFSGMVSNPPYIPTDTVLTLQPEVLKHEPHLALDGGADGLDCIRHLIEVSPAYLRPGGVWLIEMMAGQADIVRELLENKGHYCNISIHRDLAGIERFAVAYTTV
- the remA gene encoding extracellular matrix/biofilm regulator RemA, whose product is MDIQLINIGFGNIVSANRVVAIVSPESAPIKRIITDARDRGQLIDATYGRRTRAVIITDSSHVVLSAIQPETVANRFIISRDHQTADN
- a CDS encoding alpha/beta fold hydrolase, encoding MAIIEILGVPHAYELTAPTSCPHALVFIHGWLNSRVYWQPVISRLSADLQCLSYDLRGFGQSQSDSKLDFNRAETVSSLTATTDHDVVTYPLESPYSPCAYSQDLIILLQHLNLSSVWLIGHSLGGTIAITTAAQLPDCVKGIICINAGGGIYLKEAFEQFRSAGQKFLQVRPRWLSQFPLIDLLFTRASVSIPLNRYWARQRVMDFILADPQAALGTLLDSTTEEEVNRLPQLVSQIKQPVYFLAGADDKVMEPKFVRHLASFHQLFQYVGDNFIEIANCGHLAMLEQPDAVADHIRSLVISH
- the gmk gene encoding guanylate kinase, whose translation is MMQVLPLPSGATTKESPSLGKLIVLTGPSGVGKGTLMQKLLQRHPELYYSVSVTTRSPRTGEVNGKNYYFISCSKFEQLVAQGEFLEWAEFAGNYYGTPRAAVLDHIQSGQLVVLEIELEGARQIRASFPSALSIFILPPSSSELEKRIRGRGQDSDEAIACRLHRAQEEIQAAHEFDIQIVNDDFDAALNEIETVLFG
- a CDS encoding Tic22 family protein; amino-acid sequence: MKSLVRWGTSLGLIGSTLLGSVTSLNSPVLALSEQQIKNKLDSVPVYLITNDKGLPLSRTLPPQNGKQSASVTGVYMSRQEALAFIKELQKAKIKDPKLEDMAKKLQVTAVPLGVIYQQLQQTKDQSNRLVFAFKPVEKELKGALDLLRASGQKVDQFKSVPIFAVRFSPDKGYVPIQLGQNKQQMIPLFLSRQDAQGLLTQVKPKFPKADIQVIDVDGVIKTLKDKDEPWLNQVVLVPSRESREYIRTLPPNNNAPKPKA
- a CDS encoding L-threonylcarbamoyladenylate synthase translates to MNVSLEVLLNAAKAGKLISFPTGTVPALATIPEQAELIYAAKQRSLDKPLILMAAKTEDLWDYVQGSDIEYHIWQEVVNRYWPGALTLVLPASNKISQVMNPTDPTTIGIRVPNHTVAQTILAHTGPMATTSVNLSGQPALQTLAEIEMQFPEVFTLESTEYKGLGIPSTVAKWMGNDWQILRQGVIKIIRD
- the tsaD gene encoding tRNA (adenosine(37)-N6)-threonylcarbamoyltransferase complex transferase subunit TsaD, translating into MTTVLAIETSCDETAVAIVNNRQVCSSIIASQIPVHQQYGGVVPEVASRQHLETLNQQIAQAMDESSMGWEQIDAIAATCAPGLVGALLVGLTSAKTLAMVHKKPFLGVHHLEGHIYATYLAQPTLYPPFLSLLVSGGHTSLIYVKDCGKYETLGETRDDAAGEAYDKVARLLKLGYPGGPIIDKLAQTGDTHAFALPEGKISLPGGGYHRYDASFSGLKTAVLRLVQQFEKHGRELPIADIAASFQETIAKALTKRAITCARDYKLDTIAVGGGVAANTGLRKHLQAAAGEHNIRALFPPLKYCTDNAAMIGCAAADHLARGHTSPLTLGVNSRLSLSQVMQLY
- a CDS encoding photosystem I reaction center protein PsaF subunit III; amino-acid sequence: MRRLFALILAIGLWFNFAPQAQALGANLVPCKDSPAFQALAENARNTTADPESGKKRFDRYSQALCGPEGYPHLIVDGRLDRAGDFLIPSILFLYIAGWIGWVGRAYLQAIKKESDTEQKEIQIDLGLALPIISTGFAWPAAAIKELLSGELTAKDSEIPISPR